The following coding sequences are from one Photobacterium angustum window:
- a CDS encoding helix-turn-helix domain-containing protein has product MNTPNAFHFLLKQVREEQGMTKVDVAKNLKIARQTYLDLEYGKTLPRLDTLITLSTLFNKNISYFTGERPSLDNFDTMELFEELQQRYLKKVPNIADAIPH; this is encoded by the coding sequence ATGAACACCCCTAACGCATTTCACTTTTTGCTAAAGCAAGTCCGTGAAGAGCAAGGCATGACGAAAGTCGATGTCGCTAAAAACTTAAAAATAGCAAGACAAACCTACTTAGATTTAGAGTACGGAAAAACACTACCACGACTAGATACACTGATTACGCTATCGACACTTTTTAATAAAAATATTTCGTATTTTACTGGCGAACGTCCCTCGTTAGACAATTTTGATACCATGGAGTTATTTGAAGAACTTCAACAACGGTACTTAAAAAAAGTACCGAACATTGCTGACGCGATACCGCATTAA
- a CDS encoding PIN-like domain-containing protein: MKSNFKSFYKPQSEELTDLWNNAIFVFDTNILTNLYRYQSKTTEDFLKVLSQIQDRIWIPHHVALEYQRNRLGVIEEQHNKFAETKSTINNMVDELQKKLDNLQLKTRHSYIDPDPLINGIENVKDEFFKKLDELEKNSIQISSQDKIREKLDNLFESKVGKAPTQNEIDEQEKDGENRFSLKIPPGYEDQKKDGSFLFNGVRYQNKFGDLLIWNQIIEHSNASDIKHLIFVTDDTKKDWWEIVKGKKIGLRNELIDEIYNKSKVELVNVYQAHTFLKYASEHLKTKTSVNSIKDVELVSEFKIGHELSNQPRKNRELFKNITLPEDYKIFISKLLSGKEISKSHKDYLVSLDDINPSDSYKRNILEFLDNNEQPENNNVNLISIDDNEFSEVYKRNLLKSIIANDRKLSEIYKSNLDLLSDSELSEIIRNKVKDSFNK; the protein is encoded by the coding sequence ATGAAATCTAATTTTAAAAGTTTTTACAAACCTCAGAGTGAAGAACTAACAGATCTTTGGAATAACGCGATATTTGTATTTGATACAAACATATTAACTAACTTATACCGATATCAATCAAAAACAACTGAAGATTTCTTAAAGGTGTTAAGTCAAATCCAAGATAGAATATGGATCCCTCATCACGTAGCTCTTGAATATCAAAGAAACAGGTTAGGTGTAATTGAAGAACAGCATAATAAATTTGCTGAGACAAAATCTACCATCAACAATATGGTCGATGAGCTTCAAAAGAAATTAGATAATCTGCAGCTAAAAACTAGACATAGCTATATAGATCCAGATCCATTAATAAATGGAATTGAAAATGTAAAAGATGAATTTTTTAAAAAGTTAGATGAGTTAGAGAAAAATAGTATCCAAATAAGCTCTCAAGATAAAATTCGTGAAAAATTAGATAATTTATTTGAAAGTAAAGTTGGTAAAGCCCCTACGCAAAATGAAATTGATGAACAAGAGAAAGATGGTGAAAATCGGTTTAGCTTAAAAATACCACCTGGCTATGAAGATCAAAAGAAAGATGGCTCATTTCTATTTAATGGAGTGAGATACCAAAATAAATTTGGCGACCTTTTAATTTGGAATCAGATTATAGAACACTCAAATGCTTCTGATATTAAGCACTTAATTTTTGTGACTGATGATACAAAGAAAGACTGGTGGGAAATAGTTAAAGGTAAAAAAATCGGCTTAAGAAATGAGTTGATTGATGAGATATACAATAAGTCAAAAGTTGAATTAGTTAATGTTTATCAGGCGCATACGTTCTTGAAATATGCATCTGAACATCTAAAAACAAAAACATCAGTTAATTCAATTAAAGATGTGGAATTGGTCTCTGAATTCAAAATAGGCCATGAATTGTCTAATCAACCTAGAAAAAATAGAGAATTATTCAAAAACATTACTCTGCCGGAAGATTACAAAATATTTATATCAAAGTTATTAAGTGGTAAGGAAATATCTAAAAGTCATAAAGACTATTTAGTTTCATTGGATGATATCAATCCGTCTGATAGTTATAAAAGAAATATATTAGAATTTTTAGATAATAATGAACAGCCTGAAAATAATAACGTTAATTTAATTTCAATTGATGATAATGAATTTTCGGAAGTTTATAAAAGAAATTTATTAAAGTCTATCATTGCAAATGATAGAAAGTTGTCTGAAATTTATAAAAGTAATTTAGATTTATTGAGTGATAGTGAGCTTTCTGAAATAATTAGAAATAAGGTAAAGGATTCTTTCAATAAATAA